The DNA region CCATGCCAAACAGAAACAACTGGAGCGCCTGGAGAAAGAACGGGTGGATAAACCTCGTGAAGCTGCCAAATTAAACATGGAACTGCAGGTAAATACACTGGCTGCCCGTCAGCTCCTTGCATTGGAAGACGTTAGCTTTGCTTATCCAGGAAGCTCGACATTGCTTCACAATATCCGGATTGCGGTCGAACGTGGAGATCGTCTTGCCGTACGTGGTCCGAATGGTACAGGCAAGACGACACTGCTCAAACTGATGATTGGAGAGCTGCAACCATCCCAGGGCAAAGTGACACGCCATCCGCAGCTGAAGATCGGTTATTTTTCGCAAGAGCTTGAGGGGTTACCGGAAAGTGAGACACTTCTGGACAGTTTGCTCCGTCTTCCATCCATGACCCAAAGTGCTGCACGTACCATTCTGGGATGCTTTTTATTCTCAAGAGATGATGTGTTCAAGCGTATTGGGGATTTGAGTATGGGAGAGAAGTGCAGAGTTGCATTCCTGCGGTTGTATTTCGGGGGATCTAACGTGCTGGTATTGGATGAACCGACGAATTATCTGGATATTGACACGCAGGAAGTGATGGAGAATATATTGAAGCAGGCATCCGGTGCGCTGGTGCTCGTATCCCATGACCGTATGCTGACCAAAGTACTCGCCAATCGCTTGCTTGATCTGGAGCCGGGCGGGAAGGCTACGCTGTTCGAAGGTGGAGTGGAGGATTGGGAGCAATCCACCAAACTGCGAGAGTCCGCCCTTGAGGTTCGGGAATCAGATGATGAACGGCTCCGGCTTGAAATGCGGTTGTCCGAGTTGTTATCTCCCATGAACAGTGCGGGTAAGGATGTATCAACAAAGCCTGATGATGCAGTCAAACGGGCGGCTGAGGTTGCCGAGGTTCGTGAAATTCAGCGTCGTTTGAACCAGTTGCATGAACTGCGAAAACAAAAGTAATGGATGGATGAGGCAAAATCATCTCATTTTTGGGC from Paenibacillus sp. JNUCC-31 includes:
- the abc-f gene encoding ribosomal protection-like ABC-F family protein codes for the protein MMTMVRLHEVSKEWNGNELFAGLNLEINEGERLAILGRNGCGKTTLLRIILGEEEGGGRIERHVPQQEWGFMRQRSMIEPDINVLDAVRQESGQIYQVKRDLEELEQRMGEGEAADEKSLLAAYTIAMEQYEQLNGYMWETEVEKVLTRLGLTSEHWSRPYHSLSGGQKTKARLAGLLVSKPKFLILDEPTNHLDEESMRWLEEWLSTYAGTLLFVSHDRTFIDQVATGVVEFSPDALTKYKGGYTDYKGHKEREWREQEATYRKQELERKALEETIRNYQQWFHQAHNSATDVEVKITQSFYKAKANKNISRYHAKQKQLERLEKERVDKPREAAKLNMELQVNTLAARQLLALEDVSFAYPGSSTLLHNIRIAVERGDRLAVRGPNGTGKTTLLKLMIGELQPSQGKVTRHPQLKIGYFSQELEGLPESETLLDSLLRLPSMTQSAARTILGCFLFSRDDVFKRIGDLSMGEKCRVAFLRLYFGGSNVLVLDEPTNYLDIDTQEVMENILKQASGALVLVSHDRMLTKVLANRLLDLEPGGKATLFEGGVEDWEQSTKLRESALEVRESDDERLRLEMRLSELLSPMNSAGKDVSTKPDDAVKRAAEVAEVREIQRRLNQLHELRKQK